The following proteins come from a genomic window of Montipora capricornis isolate CH-2021 chromosome 9, ASM3666992v2, whole genome shotgun sequence:
- the LOC138017156 gene encoding receptor-type tyrosine-protein phosphatase F-like, whose protein sequence is MEQKQWMLTRLELSGRKYQEKDQNGIITGYTVFYNETGQSQYFSKNATASQTSASVGGLKPFTKYCIKVAGYTKVGRSPLTDPCYEVETLQKVPSSDPVIVKGQDGTKAEDAHTIRVVWEEIPEKDQNGIITGYTVFYNETGQSQYFSKNATASQTSASIGGLKPFTKYCIKVAGYTKVGRSPLTDPCYEVETLQKVPSSDPVIVKGQDGTKAEDAHTIRVVWEEIPEKDQNGIITGYTVFYNETGQSQYFSKNATASQTSASIGGLKPFTKYCIKVAGYTKVGRSPLTDPCYEVETLQKVPSSDPVIVKGQDGTKAEDAHTIRVVWEEIPEKDQNGIITGYTVFYNETGQSQYFSKNATASQTSASIGGLKPFTKYCIKVAGYTKVGRSPLTDPCYEVETLQKGPSHPRDVMLQANSSTSILVSWKEPALQNGKITNYMIYYRQQDDQETEAQVTGSTFQRLLTGLKKFTTYYIKVRGKTTQLGNASRLLNATTFEDRK, encoded by the exons ATGGAACAAAAGCAGTGGATGCTCACACGATTAGAGTTGTCTGGGAGAAAATACCAGGAAAAGGACCAAAATGGCATTATTACTGGCTACAcagtgttttacaatgagacAGGTCAATCTCAATATTTCAGTAAGAATGCAACTGCAAGTCAAACGAGTGCTTCAGTTGGTGGACTGAAACCTTTCACCAAGTACTGTATTAAAGTAGCAGGCTATACCAAGGTTGGAAGGTCACCATTAACAGACCCATGTTATGAAGtggaaacactgcaaaaag TTCCCAGCTCTGATCCAGTCATTGTGAAAGGGCAAGATGGAACAAAAGCAGAGGATGCTCACACGATTAGAGTTGTCTGGGAGGAAATACCAGAAAAGGACCAAAATGGCATTATTACTGGCTACAcagtgttttacaatgagacAGGTCAATCTCAATATTTCAGTAAGAATGCAACTGCAAGTCAAACGAGTGCTTCAATTGGTGGACTGAAACCTTTCACCAAGTACTGTATTAAAGTAGCAGGCTATACCAAGGTTGGAAGGTCACCATTAACGGACCCATGTTATGAAGtggaaacactgcaaaaag TTCCCAGCTCTGATCCAGTCATTGTGAAAGGGCAAGATGGAACAAAAGCAGAGGATGCTCACACGATTAGAGTTGTCTGGGAGGAAATACCAGAAAAGGACCAAAATGGCATTATTACTGGCTACAcagtgttttacaatgagacAGGTCAATCTCAATATTTCAGTAAGAATGCAACTGCAAGTCAAACGAGTGCTTCAATTGGTGGACTGAAACCTTTCACCAAGTACTGCATTAAAGTAGCAGGCTATACCAAGGTTGGAAGGTCACCATTAACGGACCCATGTTATGAAGtggaaacactgcaaaaag TTCCCAGCTCTGATCCAGTCATTGTGAAAGGGCAAGATGGAACAAAAGCAGAGGATGCTCACACGATTAGAGTTGTCTGGGAGGAAATACCAGAAAAGGACCAAAATGGCATTATTACTGGCTACAcagtgttttacaatgagacAGGTCAATCTCAATATTTCAGTAAGAATGCAACTGCAAGTCAAACGAGTGCTTCAATTGGTGGACTGAAACCTTTCACCAAGTACTGCATTAAAGTAGCAGGCTATACCAAGGTTGGAAGGTCACCATTAACGGACCCATGTTATGAAGtggaaacactgcaaaaag GTCCTAGTCATCCACGGGATGTGATGCTCCAGGCCAATTCATCTACATCCATTCTTGTATCATGGAAGGAACCAGCTTTGCAAAATGGAAAAATAACCAATTACATGATATATTATAGACAACAAGATGACCAGGAAACAGAAGCTCAAGTCACGGGAAGTACTTTTCAGAGGCTATtgactggtttgaaaaaatttaccaCCTATTACATCAAGGTGAGAGGGAAAACTACACAGCTGGGAAATGCGTCAAGACTACTGAATGCAACAACGTTTGAGGACCGTAAGTAG